Proteins from a single region of Paenibacillus sp. BIHB 4019:
- a CDS encoding response regulator, whose translation MKVILVDDEPLALSHLAEELACFAELEMIGTYRNPRLALADIGKLAPDAVFLDIEMPEMSGIALAEKILQQRPHTQIVFVTVYEEYAVKAFELNAIDYLLKPIQLKRLAQTTERLLQRAGSQLPAAPRQDWVRVQCFRSLQFERAAGGSATLRWKTLKAQELFSLLLHLRGKPIRKQTLVDQLWSDIDWKKGITQLYTAIYQIRKLLQDEQLNIRIENVDEGYRLDLNGFPLDVEEWEQQMDTAPPLASESLEQHKQLSAQYKGDYLAEYAYLWAETEKQRLRMKWLSHAKQIANYFIESHNLPAAAEHYLEMQSVLPTEESLYFELMRIYDSLEDRRSVEAQYELLRKMLLQELDMEPHDSIRLWFDRWRSV comes from the coding sequence ATGAAAGTTATACTGGTTGATGATGAACCGCTAGCATTAAGTCATTTGGCCGAGGAGCTTGCGTGCTTTGCAGAGCTTGAAATGATCGGCACCTATCGCAATCCAAGGCTGGCGCTTGCCGACATCGGCAAGCTGGCGCCGGATGCTGTATTTCTGGATATTGAAATGCCGGAGATGAGCGGCATCGCGCTGGCGGAGAAAATTTTACAGCAGCGCCCGCATACGCAAATTGTATTTGTAACCGTCTATGAAGAATATGCGGTTAAGGCATTTGAGCTTAACGCTATAGATTATTTATTGAAGCCCATTCAGCTGAAGCGACTAGCCCAAACAACCGAACGGCTGCTGCAAAGAGCTGGCAGTCAGCTGCCCGCTGCGCCCCGTCAGGACTGGGTCCGGGTACAATGCTTTCGTTCCTTGCAGTTTGAGCGGGCGGCGGGCGGCTCGGCAACGCTGCGCTGGAAGACGTTAAAGGCTCAGGAACTATTCAGCTTGCTGCTGCATTTGCGCGGGAAGCCCATCCGCAAACAGACGCTGGTCGACCAATTATGGTCGGATATTGATTGGAAAAAAGGAATTACGCAATTATATACGGCGATTTATCAAATTCGCAAATTGCTACAGGATGAGCAGTTGAACATTCGCATTGAAAACGTCGATGAAGGCTACAGGCTGGATTTGAACGGCTTCCCGCTTGATGTTGAGGAATGGGAGCAGCAAATGGATACGGCTCCGCCTTTGGCAAGCGAATCGCTGGAGCAGCATAAGCAGCTATCCGCCCAGTATAAAGGCGATTATCTCGCAGAATATGCCTACTTGTGGGCAGAGACCGAGAAGCAGCGGCTCCGGATGAAGTGGCTGTCGCATGCCAAACAAATTGCGAATTATTTTATTGAAAGCCATAATCTCCCAGCGGCTGCCGAACATTATTTAGAAATGCAAAGTGTGCTTCCAACGGAAGAAAGTCTTTATTTTGAGCTGATGCGCATTTATGATTCTCTTGAGGATCGGCGTTCGGTCGAAGCCCAGTATGAGCTATTGCGAAAAATGCTGCTTCAGGAGCTGGATATGGAGCCGCACGACTCCATCCGGTTGTGGTTCGATCGCTGGAGAAGCGTGTGA
- a CDS encoding response regulator, which produces MLKELKDIKDINYALSALEQSSIVSITDAQGIIHFANDYFCEISKYARDEIIGSSHKFLNAGFHSQAFFKELWATISDGQVWKGEVKNRAKDGSIYWVNMTILPFTDDDGIVYKYMAIGSDITTRKHNELKLMQNMESLRDIENALDESSIVAITDNKGVITYVNEKFCVISKYEREELIGKTHRVINSGFHPKAFFKVMWETIKQGHVWKGEVKNRAKDGSEYWMNTTIVPFLGEDGIPHQFISIRTDITDRVKAETALAERTEQLAKAHDEAIEASLIKSQFLANMSHELRTPLNAIIGYSEMLQEEAEELGESVFVEDLSKISKAGNHLLALINDILDISKIEAGKMELHPETCSLPSLMQDVLTTIRPLALGKGNKLQMNCEENGDITADITKLRQILFNLLSNANKFTDSGFITFEVRKETRNQREGYSFSVQDTGIGMTPDQLKKLFQPFTQADASTTRKYGGTGLGLAISQRFSQIMGGDIQVESSFGVGTTFICWLPNTMEDSPVHLSYPTAELPVHTVDEHGQTSILLIDDEVFNRELMERYLAKTGWTLAFADNGSEGLRLAKKLRPKVICLDILMPNMDGWSVLNALKNDAELADIPVVIWSMTSDRQQGYTLGVSEYLTKPVERERMIRVMDKYIKQSDDHQILVIEDDATTSELMTKLLQREGYVVAQARNGRLALEHMASVMPSLILLDLMMPEMDGFQFISELRKHGEWNEIPVVVVTAKSITQEERQKLNSYAKNIIQKEKLEYHSLLSEIRRLMALAKDNKSEAAPQANHEST; this is translated from the coding sequence ATGTTAAAAGAACTCAAAGACATAAAAGATATAAACTATGCTTTATCTGCTTTAGAACAATCCTCGATCGTTTCGATAACGGATGCACAAGGTATTATCCATTTTGCCAATGATTATTTTTGTGAGATTTCAAAATATGCGAGAGATGAAATAATAGGCTCCAGCCATAAGTTCTTAAATGCCGGCTTTCATTCACAAGCGTTTTTTAAAGAGCTGTGGGCGACGATCAGCGATGGGCAAGTGTGGAAGGGAGAAGTGAAAAATCGGGCCAAGGATGGCAGCATATATTGGGTGAATATGACGATTCTGCCGTTCACTGATGATGACGGGATCGTTTATAAATATATGGCGATTGGCAGCGATATCACGACACGCAAACACAATGAGCTGAAATTAATGCAAAACATGGAAAGCTTGCGCGATATTGAAAATGCTTTGGACGAATCCTCAATTGTTGCCATTACAGACAATAAAGGAGTTATTACTTACGTAAATGAGAAGTTTTGTGTCATTTCCAAGTATGAACGCGAAGAATTGATCGGGAAAACGCATCGGGTCATTAATTCGGGTTTTCATCCGAAAGCTTTTTTCAAAGTGATGTGGGAAACGATTAAACAAGGCCATGTATGGAAAGGCGAGGTCAAAAACCGCGCTAAGGACGGCAGTGAATATTGGATGAATACGACGATTGTGCCTTTTCTCGGTGAGGATGGCATTCCTCATCAGTTCATCTCCATTCGTACCGATATTACCGATCGGGTAAAGGCAGAAACTGCGCTTGCCGAACGAACGGAACAGCTTGCCAAAGCGCATGACGAGGCGATTGAAGCGAGCCTGATTAAAAGCCAGTTTTTGGCCAATATGAGCCACGAGCTTCGTACTCCACTGAACGCGATCATCGGCTACAGCGAGATGCTTCAGGAAGAAGCGGAGGAGCTTGGCGAGTCTGTTTTCGTTGAGGACCTCTCTAAAATCAGCAAGGCTGGCAACCATCTGCTGGCGCTCATTAACGATATTTTAGATATTTCTAAAATTGAAGCCGGCAAAATGGAACTGCACCCCGAGACCTGCAGCCTGCCGAGTTTAATGCAGGATGTACTGACTACGATACGTCCGCTTGCGCTTGGGAAAGGCAATAAGCTGCAAATGAATTGCGAGGAAAATGGAGACATTACCGCTGACATTACGAAGCTGCGGCAAATTCTCTTTAATTTGCTGAGCAATGCCAACAAGTTTACGGATTCGGGGTTTATTACCTTTGAGGTGCGGAAGGAAACGCGCAATCAGCGAGAAGGCTACAGCTTTAGCGTTCAGGATACGGGAATAGGCATGACCCCAGATCAACTGAAAAAGCTGTTTCAGCCCTTTACCCAAGCCGATGCTTCTACTACCCGCAAATATGGCGGCACAGGGCTCGGGCTAGCTATAAGCCAGCGGTTTAGCCAAATTATGGGCGGAGATATTCAGGTAGAAAGCAGCTTTGGCGTCGGGACAACGTTTATTTGCTGGCTGCCGAATACGATGGAGGATTCCCCCGTTCATTTGTCTTATCCTACAGCTGAACTACCTGTACATACGGTGGATGAGCATGGACAGACGAGCATTTTGCTAATTGATGACGAGGTGTTCAATCGGGAGCTGATGGAGCGTTACCTAGCGAAAACAGGGTGGACGCTGGCATTTGCGGATAATGGTTCAGAGGGGCTGCGGCTGGCCAAAAAACTGCGGCCAAAAGTTATTTGCTTAGATATTCTTATGCCCAATATGGATGGCTGGAGTGTGCTTAATGCTCTTAAAAATGATGCCGAACTTGCCGATATACCCGTAGTTATCTGGTCGATGACCAGCGACAGACAGCAGGGCTACACGCTGGGCGTTTCCGAGTATTTAACCAAGCCGGTTGAACGGGAACGGATGATCCGGGTGATGGACAAATATATTAAGCAAAGCGACGATCACCAAATTCTCGTCATTGAGGATGATGCGACGACAAGCGAGCTGATGACCAAGCTTTTACAGCGAGAAGGATATGTCGTTGCGCAAGCCCGTAATGGGAGGCTCGCACTAGAGCATATGGCAAGCGTAATGCCTTCCCTTATTTTGCTAGATCTTATGATGCCGGAAATGGATGGTTTTCAATTTATTTCGGAGCTGCGCAAGCACGGGGAATGGAACGAGATTCCGGTTGTCGTTGTGACAGCTAAGTCAATTACACAGGAAGAACGGCAGAAATTAAACAGCTATGCCAAAAATATAATCCAAAAAGAAAAGCTCGAATACCATTCGCTGCTTTCGGAGATTCGCCGATTGATGGCTCTTGCCAAGGATAATAAATCAGAGGCTGCACCGCAAGCGAATCATGAATCAACCTGA
- a CDS encoding cytochrome P450 encodes MNNHVISLADITSFQSKEEEFSPYSWYRRMLNQDPVIFNEGSNAYHVFKYDYVKTVLSDFKNFSSVRTRSIVQVGYQSNDDKDKEMVKTFPDQLDIHNVDPPEHRKRRSLLAAAFTPRSLRLWEPRIQAAVDELVAQFADQSKVDIVEAYTSVLPVVVMSDLLGVPSKDRLLFKAWVDKLFLPATHENFNEINELKKKAGDEYYQYLYPLVVAKRSHLEDDIISDLIRVEVDGGHFTDDEIVRTTMFLLGAGIETTSNLLANSFYAFLYDQPELYQELRNNPELVPDAVEELLRFRFHISKMDRTVKEDNDVLGIPLKKGDTIVAWMSAANMDESMFEDPFTLNIHRENNNKQLAFGYGAHFCLGAPLARLEAALVLTAFLKTFSKIAPDTTFILEDNLVPSAAGQSLTRLPIQLFK; translated from the coding sequence ATGAATAACCATGTCATTTCTTTAGCTGATATTACGAGCTTTCAGTCTAAAGAAGAAGAGTTCAGCCCTTATAGTTGGTATCGCCGCATGTTGAATCAAGACCCGGTCATTTTTAATGAAGGATCAAATGCCTACCATGTGTTCAAGTACGATTACGTAAAAACGGTGCTTAGCGATTTCAAAAACTTTTCCAGCGTTAGAACACGCAGCATCGTCCAGGTCGGTTATCAGAGCAATGACGACAAAGATAAAGAAATGGTCAAAACGTTTCCCGATCAGCTTGATATTCACAATGTTGATCCGCCAGAGCATCGCAAACGGAGATCCCTGCTCGCCGCTGCTTTCACACCAAGAAGCCTGCGGTTATGGGAACCGCGCATTCAGGCTGCTGTCGATGAATTAGTGGCCCAATTTGCCGATCAATCAAAGGTGGATATCGTTGAAGCCTACACAAGCGTATTGCCAGTTGTCGTCATGTCCGACCTGCTTGGCGTCCCTTCCAAGGACCGCCTCTTATTCAAAGCATGGGTGGACAAGCTGTTTTTGCCAGCAACTCATGAAAACTTCAATGAGATTAATGAATTGAAGAAGAAGGCCGGCGACGAATATTATCAATACCTATATCCGCTCGTTGTAGCGAAGAGATCCCATTTAGAAGACGATATTATTTCCGATTTAATTAGAGTAGAAGTAGATGGCGGGCATTTTACAGATGATGAGATTGTACGCACGACGATGTTTTTACTTGGGGCGGGAATTGAAACAACGAGCAATTTGCTGGCTAATTCCTTTTATGCTTTTTTATACGACCAGCCCGAGCTGTATCAGGAACTTAGAAATAATCCCGAGCTCGTGCCAGACGCGGTTGAAGAGCTGCTCCGGTTTCGGTTTCACATTAGCAAAATGGACCGGACTGTCAAAGAGGATAATGATGTGCTAGGGATTCCGCTCAAAAAAGGGGATACCATCGTGGCTTGGATGAGCGCAGCGAATATGGATGAAAGCATGTTTGAAGATCCTTTTACATTGAATATTCACCGGGAAAATAACAATAAGCAGCTCGCATTTGGCTATGGCGCCCACTTTTGTCTAGGAGCACCTCTAGCGAGGCTGGAAGCCGCTCTTGTTCTTACTGCCTTTTTAAAAACATTTTCCAAAATTGCGCCCGATACAACCTTTATTTTGGAAGACAACCTTGTCCCTAGTGCTGCCGGACAAAGCTTGACTCGATTGCCTATCCAGCTTTTTAAATAA
- a CDS encoding methyl-accepting chemotaxis protein, whose protein sequence is MNDVMKLVSQSTQVLEGKAVLSALEQSLAMIEFNLQGEVLWANEQFAKAMGYAAHELPGKNHRQFCRPEFANSNEYKQFWENLRKGKAFQEKIVRLAKDGSSIWLEATYMPVCDDEGVPFAIVKVATDISAREKAVVKMTDELQQMAADLLERTQIGINRSEQVASVIEHVVSDNAIQIDFLQTLEQQTQAVRGIVQTIRDFASQTNLLALNAAIEAAHAGEHGRGFNIVAMEVKKLAQHVQGAASEIQNSLEGISKQVDKVSGSSKSSREAIISSKHEIQQAVGDFTGISEAAGKLEEQAKVLNQMV, encoded by the coding sequence GTGAATGACGTTATGAAATTGGTTTCCCAAAGTACGCAGGTGCTTGAAGGGAAGGCGGTTCTATCCGCATTAGAGCAGTCGCTGGCGATGATCGAATTTAATTTGCAAGGAGAGGTGCTGTGGGCAAATGAGCAGTTTGCCAAGGCGATGGGTTATGCAGCACATGAATTGCCAGGGAAAAATCATCGGCAGTTTTGCAGGCCTGAGTTTGCAAATAGCAATGAATATAAGCAGTTTTGGGAGAATTTGCGCAAAGGGAAGGCCTTTCAAGAGAAAATTGTTCGGTTAGCAAAGGACGGATCGAGTATTTGGCTTGAAGCGACCTATATGCCTGTATGTGATGATGAGGGCGTTCCATTTGCCATCGTAAAGGTTGCAACAGATATTTCTGCGCGCGAGAAGGCCGTAGTCAAAATGACCGACGAATTGCAGCAGATGGCGGCGGATTTGCTGGAGCGGACCCAAATAGGCATCAATCGCAGCGAGCAAGTCGCCTCGGTTATCGAGCATGTCGTGAGCGATAATGCCATTCAAATCGATTTTCTGCAAACGCTGGAGCAGCAAACGCAAGCCGTGCGGGGGATTGTCCAGACGATTCGGGATTTTGCGTCACAGACGAATTTGCTTGCCTTGAATGCAGCGATTGAAGCTGCGCACGCAGGGGAGCATGGCCGCGGGTTTAATATTGTAGCGATGGAAGTCAAAAAGCTTGCCCAGCATGTTCAAGGGGCTGCTAGCGAAATCCAAAATTCGCTGGAAGGAATTTCAAAGCAGGTGGACAAGGTTAGCGGTAGCTCAAAAAGCTCCAGAGAAGCGATTATAAGCAGCAAGCATGAAATCCAGCAGGCTGTTGGGGACTTTACAGGAATTAGCGAGGCGGCAGGCAAGCTGGAAGAGCAGGCTAAAGTGCTCAATCAAATGGTGTAA
- a CDS encoding response regulator — protein sequence MNTVLLIEDNEMNRDMLSRRLERKGYRIITAEDGRQGVDLAEEMLPDLILMDLSLPVLDGWEATRLLKSSAHTKHIPVIALTAHAMTDDEEKAYQAGCDDFDTKPVVLERLLEKMKAALEKERA from the coding sequence ATGAACACCGTTCTGCTGATTGAAGATAACGAGATGAATCGCGATATGTTATCCCGGCGGCTGGAGCGCAAAGGGTATCGCATCATAACGGCTGAAGATGGCAGGCAAGGGGTAGATCTCGCTGAAGAAATGCTTCCGGATTTAATATTGATGGATTTGAGCTTGCCGGTGCTTGATGGATGGGAGGCAACCCGCCTTCTCAAAAGCTCAGCTCATACAAAGCATATTCCCGTTATCGCCTTGACCGCTCATGCGATGACGGACGATGAGGAAAAGGCCTATCAGGCGGGCTGTGACGATTTTGATACGAAACCGGTTGTGCTTGAGCGGCTGCTAGAGAAGATGAAGGCTGCTTTGGAGAAAGAAAGAGCGTAA
- a CDS encoding HD domain-containing phosphohydrolase, which translates to MMEDISRAKILIVDDQELNITLLERILVRSGFTHIYSIMDPLQIQQKLVEIEPDIILLDMHMPGMDGLQVLTLIREQLSADSYLPVLMLTADVTPEVKRRCLEAGVNDFLTKPYDRTEVILRINNLLKTRQLHNQIQQHKNTLEMRVLERTEELQKAKLEILLLLGRAAEYRDDMTGRHTLRVGRLAELIASRLGLSEEAADRIRKAAPLHDIGKIGIPDEILLKPGRFEPHEFEQMKAHTIIGSSILEGSTFSILKLAGIIAKSHHEKWDGSGYPLGLKGEEIPLEARIVALADFYDALTHERPYKTAWTIQETIEEVKRQSGMHFDPQIAAVLIELFNEGILSSLEDEVFV; encoded by the coding sequence ATGATGGAGGACATTTCACGCGCAAAAATATTAATCGTGGACGACCAGGAGCTCAACATTACGCTTTTAGAACGGATTCTGGTCCGCTCAGGGTTTACTCATATATATAGTATAATGGATCCTCTCCAGATTCAGCAAAAGCTAGTGGAAATTGAGCCGGACATCATCCTATTGGACATGCATATGCCGGGCATGGATGGACTGCAAGTATTGACGCTCATTCGTGAGCAGCTCTCGGCCGACAGTTATTTGCCCGTTTTGATGCTTACCGCTGATGTCACCCCTGAAGTGAAGAGGCGCTGCTTGGAGGCGGGAGTGAATGACTTTTTGACTAAACCGTATGACCGGACCGAGGTCATTTTGCGAATTAATAATTTGCTTAAAACCCGGCAGCTGCACAATCAGATCCAACAGCATAAAAATACGTTGGAAATGAGAGTGTTGGAGCGGACGGAGGAGCTGCAAAAGGCTAAGCTGGAAATTTTGCTGCTGCTTGGGCGCGCGGCAGAATATCGGGATGATATGACGGGCAGGCATACGCTGCGGGTCGGTAGGCTTGCGGAGCTTATTGCCAGCCGTTTGGGGCTTTCGGAAGAGGCCGCTGATCGTATTCGCAAAGCAGCGCCGCTGCATGATATTGGAAAAATCGGTATTCCCGATGAGATTTTGCTGAAGCCCGGGCGTTTTGAGCCTCATGAATTTGAGCAGATGAAGGCTCATACGATTATTGGGTCCAGCATTTTGGAAGGCAGCACCTTTTCCATCTTGAAGCTGGCGGGGATTATCGCGAAATCCCATCACGAAAAATGGGATGGTTCCGGCTATCCGCTTGGTTTGAAAGGGGAAGAAATACCTCTGGAAGCACGAATCGTGGCGCTTGCCGATTTTTATGATGCGCTCACCCATGAGCGTCCCTATAAGACAGCCTGGACGATTCAGGAGACGATTGAAGAAGTGAAAAGGCAAAGCGGCATGCATTTTGATCCGCAAATTGCTGCCGTTCTAATTGAATTATTTAATGAAGGCATTTTATCTTCACTCGAAGATGAGGTTTTTGTATAG
- a CDS encoding ATP-binding protein produces MKNKALFGMLGFILLLLIGANVASQLKWDDQPEARNGVLDLSKWDGFGQKVIKLKGEWDFYPKQLWGSMAEAKTGPLSEQAHVPGNWSNMLLDMYDSQAFGYGTFHLRIQFGEHQPELQAFQVPLIRSAHRLLIDGEEIGASGALDDGLKRYKGKIKPYIAYTQIRTDSIDIFVQVANFDHATSGGIIQAIRMGPPDLIVQEQQQFAAFEFGTIAFFIVFGLYFGVLHLQDRGSGWIYLSFFFLCTALLNSVQGTRWLLAIWPEMPYRMTVTVYWLCSISILVGMFMYLAVRQEQHVNRLFKRGLLVISSAMAACILVMPTAISTRLLPLWLMVSFIVHTYILLVVLRNLRSGDEQNRYEFWSFLLFSAQALLNSLVLFGFGELTLWYFVQMIGFSIAISYLFLHQFFQAYRKNEALTLELHRVNRFKSEFMTGISEQMITPLNAMIGVAEARLHADESLSAEQIHDLRLITSVGWTMRRLVDDMMDFARLLEAGIALTVRPIHLPSVVGEVMERTRYLVFSDSITLMNTIPQGLPPIVADEQRLQQILTGLIQSALRLTIEGTITTKASLVSNRMELEIIMQGTGITDDTAATLVKMLHLEDEASRPLPYDEHLGLFLVHALVKLHQGRISVASGLAQEVVIGLSLPIAIEILAGASAGSFPEFQGKSVDLSSQAQGLVNQPFRSRKLNQSQETERAEILIVSDDSLNINVLVKLLAMDQYRVTVVKKGREALKRLHHMRDTDLVIVERILQDMSGLDVCRNIREHFTSFELPILLMTSAGYSDHAIAASQAGANDFLVKPVEWSELRVRILTLVQLKLSVGARIQMELAFLQAQIKPHFLFNTLNSIAALSKKQPEKMTDLLTEFGHYLRESFRFDSSEPLVPFERELKLVKSYLHIEKVRFEDWLTFDIQVMTELSFWIPPLTIQPLVENAVRHGIMRRADGGHLEICVWQEGGDILITVKDNGVGMPAELPPHAEAAPLAGGIGLANIDRRMKQLFGYGLTISSRPGEGTEILIRLPMEKVGIHESYTG; encoded by the coding sequence ATGAAAAACAAAGCATTATTTGGCATGTTAGGATTTATTCTGCTATTGCTTATTGGCGCTAATGTAGCCTCGCAATTGAAGTGGGACGATCAGCCGGAAGCTAGAAATGGCGTGCTCGACTTAAGTAAATGGGACGGGTTCGGTCAGAAGGTCATTAAGCTGAAGGGGGAGTGGGACTTTTATCCAAAGCAGCTGTGGGGGAGCATGGCAGAAGCGAAGACAGGCCCATTATCCGAACAGGCGCATGTTCCTGGAAATTGGAGCAATATGCTCTTGGATATGTACGATAGTCAAGCTTTCGGATATGGCACCTTTCATCTTCGCATACAATTTGGCGAGCATCAGCCAGAGCTTCAAGCCTTTCAAGTACCGCTTATCCGCAGCGCGCATCGGTTGTTGATCGATGGAGAAGAAATTGGAGCGAGCGGCGCCCTTGATGATGGTTTAAAGCGGTATAAGGGGAAAATTAAGCCGTATATTGCCTATACGCAAATTAGAACGGATAGCATCGACATTTTTGTACAGGTTGCTAATTTCGATCATGCAACAAGTGGGGGTATCATTCAAGCGATACGGATGGGGCCGCCGGATTTAATCGTTCAGGAGCAGCAGCAATTTGCCGCTTTCGAATTTGGCACCATTGCTTTTTTTATCGTGTTTGGCCTTTATTTTGGTGTGCTGCATCTACAGGATCGGGGCAGCGGCTGGATCTATTTATCGTTCTTTTTCTTATGTACGGCGCTGTTGAACTCCGTTCAAGGGACGAGGTGGCTGCTGGCCATCTGGCCGGAAATGCCTTACCGGATGACGGTCACCGTATATTGGCTATGTTCAATCTCCATATTGGTAGGCATGTTCATGTACTTAGCTGTACGACAGGAGCAGCACGTCAACCGCCTGTTCAAGAGAGGTTTGCTCGTCATCTCCTCCGCAATGGCTGCCTGTATACTCGTCATGCCGACGGCTATTTCCACTCGCTTGCTGCCTCTGTGGCTAATGGTATCTTTTATTGTACATACATATATCCTTCTCGTAGTTTTACGAAACTTACGCAGCGGGGACGAGCAAAATCGCTATGAGTTTTGGTCGTTTCTCCTGTTTTCGGCACAGGCCTTGCTTAATTCGCTAGTGCTGTTTGGCTTTGGTGAGTTAACCCTATGGTATTTTGTGCAAATGATCGGGTTTAGCATCGCAATTTCGTATTTGTTTTTGCACCAGTTTTTTCAGGCTTATCGAAAAAATGAGGCGCTTACCTTGGAGCTCCATCGGGTGAATCGGTTTAAGTCTGAATTTATGACGGGTATTTCCGAACAGATGATTACGCCTTTAAATGCCATGATTGGCGTTGCAGAAGCACGCCTGCATGCGGATGAGAGCTTGTCCGCGGAGCAAATTCATGATTTGCGGCTGATTACTTCAGTTGGCTGGACGATGAGAAGGCTGGTAGACGATATGATGGATTTTGCCCGTTTGCTTGAAGCAGGCATTGCGCTTACGGTGCGTCCGATTCATTTGCCATCTGTTGTAGGTGAAGTCATGGAACGCACCCGCTACTTGGTATTTAGCGATTCGATTACATTAATGAATACGATTCCACAGGGCTTGCCGCCAATTGTAGCGGATGAGCAGCGTTTGCAGCAAATATTGACCGGACTTATACAGTCCGCTTTGAGGTTGACCATTGAAGGTACGATTACAACAAAGGCAAGCTTGGTTAGCAATCGGATGGAACTTGAAATCATCATGCAGGGAACGGGCATAACGGACGATACAGCCGCGACTCTTGTGAAAATGCTGCATCTGGAGGACGAAGCGAGCAGACCGCTGCCCTATGACGAGCATCTGGGATTATTCCTTGTCCATGCGCTGGTTAAGCTGCATCAAGGGAGAATCAGCGTCGCCTCTGGCTTGGCCCAGGAGGTTGTCATCGGTCTATCGCTTCCGATTGCTATAGAGATATTGGCAGGAGCCAGCGCTGGCAGCTTTCCTGAATTTCAAGGAAAAAGTGTGGATCTGTCCTCACAGGCACAGGGGCTAGTGAATCAGCCATTCAGAAGTCGCAAGCTAAATCAAAGCCAGGAAACAGAAAGAGCTGAAATTCTGATCGTAAGCGACGATTCATTAAACATCAATGTTTTGGTGAAGCTGCTTGCCATGGATCAATACCGGGTAACCGTTGTTAAAAAAGGCAGAGAAGCGCTTAAACGGCTTCACCATATGCGGGATACGGATCTCGTAATTGTAGAACGCATCTTGCAGGATATGTCGGGGCTTGACGTATGCCGGAATATCCGTGAGCATTTTACCAGCTTTGAGCTTCCCATTCTTCTCATGACGTCCGCTGGCTACTCTGACCATGCGATAGCGGCGAGCCAAGCGGGAGCGAATGATTTTCTGGTGAAGCCTGTTGAGTGGTCAGAGCTTCGAGTGCGGATTTTGACGCTGGTGCAATTGAAGCTCTCGGTCGGCGCGCGTATTCAGATGGAGCTGGCCTTTTTACAGGCGCAAATCAAGCCGCATTTTTTATTTAATACGTTAAATTCAATTGCCGCTTTGAGTAAAAAACAGCCGGAGAAAATGACGGATTTATTGACGGAATTCGGGCATTATTTGCGGGAAAGCTTTCGTTTTGACAGCTCCGAGCCGCTGGTGCCTTTTGAGCGTGAGCTGAAGCTGGTGAAATCATACCTGCATATTGAGAAGGTTCGTTTTGAGGATTGGCTGACGTTTGATATTCAAGTGATGACAGAGCTGTCTTTCTGGATTCCGCCCTTGACGATTCAGCCTTTGGTGGAAAATGCGGTTCGGCATGGCATTATGCGCAGAGCGGATGGCGGGCATCTTGAAATTTGTGTCTGGCAGGAAGGCGGAGACATCCTGATTACGGTGAAGGATAATGGGGTTGGCATGCCAGCAGAGTTGCCGCCCCATGCGGAAGCAGCACCGCTAGCTGGTGGAATTGGCCTGGCCAATATTGACCGCAGGATGAAACAATTATTTGGATACGGATTAACGATTTCCAGCCGTCCGGGCGAAGGCACGGAAATACTCATCCGATTGCCGATGGAGAAGGTAGGTATACATGAAAGTTATACTGGTTGA